One genomic window of Cetobacterium ceti includes the following:
- a CDS encoding glycosyltransferase family 9 protein yields the protein MTKILIIHTNGMGDFLMFTPAYKELINQFPNSEIDFFITNKNNEEIIKLYPNIKKIYIGSLKKIDLLKSIKELRKKRYDYCIITTGGKTWKSNLFLFFIKAKIKVGEYKYIKNIFCTKQIKRREDSHFVENNLRIVRSICNFPLKSLYKLWMPLSDINQKKKSTKKIICIHPGCQKLYKERRWDKFSELIRELLKFREKIEIIVFLGKEDIEIAEEFYKIEGIEIIQEKSLMEVIKILQITDIFINSDSGLGHLYTCFNSKIISIFGPNQLGLNQELRTGPYSADANIIKIRGVDEKYYKQKNKYTNKLKCLEDITVEMVLVEINKMLWKD from the coding sequence AGAATTAATAAATCAATTTCCAAATTCAGAAATTGATTTTTTTATAACTAATAAGAATAATGAAGAAATAATTAAATTGTATCCAAATATAAAAAAAATATATATAGGGTCATTAAAAAAAATAGATTTATTAAAAAGTATAAAAGAACTAAGAAAGAAAAGATATGATTATTGTATAATAACAACAGGAGGAAAAACATGGAAATCAAATTTATTTTTATTTTTTATTAAAGCAAAAATAAAAGTTGGAGAATATAAATATATAAAAAATATATTTTGCACAAAGCAAATAAAAAGAAGAGAAGATTCTCATTTTGTAGAAAATAATTTAAGGATAGTACGAAGCATTTGTAATTTTCCACTAAAATCATTATATAAATTATGGATGCCATTGAGTGATATAAATCAGAAAAAAAAATCTACTAAAAAAATTATTTGTATACATCCTGGATGTCAAAAATTATATAAGGAAAGAAGATGGGATAAATTTTCTGAATTGATTCGAGAGCTTTTAAAATTTAGAGAAAAAATAGAAATTATTGTATTTTTAGGAAAAGAAGATATAGAAATTGCAGAAGAATTTTATAAAATTGAAGGAATAGAAATTATACAAGAAAAATCTTTAATGGAAGTAATAAAAATATTACAAATAACAGATATTTTTATAAATAGCGATTCAGGATTAGGACATTTATATACATGTTTTAATTCAAAAATCATTTCTATATTTGGACCAAATCAGCTTGGATTAAACCAAGAACTAAGGACGGGACCATATTCTGCAGATGCTAATATCATTAAAATAAGAGGTGTAGATGAAAAATATTATAAACAAAAAAATAAATATACAAATAAATTAAAATGTTTAGAAGATATAACAGTTGAAATGGTGTTAGTAGAAATTAATAAAATGTTGTGGAAAGATTAA
- a CDS encoding EpsG family protein — MIVLICITIILSIILALLEISGKKLNKFYKYFILFLMLQSGFRTLSTNYDNYVYKNIFEKSIPKLGEYFSFINNFDFFEKGYILINCIAKSLNMNYRGMFLVVSLISLSIIGITIKKYCKYKYIGLYIYITNFYYINDFIIIRSGIAMGLILLSIIYLKNYKKFIFITFIAASFHRIAYLNIIPFIIIKFLNLKKLIFNWKFIYLILFLSFLCGILSPIQKTQVILSDIFGGKFTYYLNEFPTRGNYRKLLVYIPILLYFLKNNKKYIEDFRFYDSYIYILMANITTLILVENIYFNRIPYMFSISKIYLYDMLIAKNKKYIYFILFLELIVLFWTLRIYIETLF; from the coding sequence ATGATAGTTTTAATCTGTATAACAATAATATTAAGCATTATATTGGCATTATTAGAAATATCTGGAAAAAAATTAAATAAATTTTATAAATATTTCATTCTTTTTTTAATGTTACAGTCGGGATTCAGAACTTTAAGTACAAATTACGACAATTATGTCTATAAGAATATTTTTGAAAAATCTATTCCTAAATTAGGTGAGTATTTTAGTTTTATTAATAATTTTGATTTTTTTGAGAAAGGATATATTTTAATAAATTGTATTGCAAAAAGTTTAAATATGAATTATAGAGGAATGTTTTTAGTTGTTTCATTAATAAGTTTAAGTATTATAGGAATTACAATAAAAAAATACTGCAAATATAAGTATATAGGATTGTATATTTATATAACAAATTTTTATTATATAAACGATTTTATAATAATTAGATCAGGGATAGCTATGGGATTAATATTATTATCAATAATTTATTTAAAAAATTACAAAAAATTTATTTTCATAACATTTATTGCAGCATCGTTTCATAGAATAGCATATTTAAATATAATACCTTTTATTATTATTAAATTTTTAAATTTAAAAAAATTAATTTTTAATTGGAAATTTATATATTTAATATTATTTTTATCTTTTCTTTGTGGAATTTTATCTCCAATACAAAAAACACAAGTTATATTGTCAGATATTTTTGGAGGAAAATTTACATATTATTTAAATGAATTTCCAACACGTGGAAATTATAGAAAACTGCTGGTATATATTCCAATATTATTATATTTCTTAAAAAATAATAAAAAATATATAGAAGATTTTAGATTTTATGATAGTTATATATATATATTAATGGCAAATATAACAACATTAATTTTAGTTGAAAATATATATTTTAATAGAATACCCTATATGTTTAGTATTTCAAAAATTTATCTATATGATATGCTTATAGCTAAGAATAAAAAATATATTTATTTTATTTTATTTCTAGAATTAATAGTATTATTTTGGACATTAAGAATATATATAGAAACATTATTTTGA